TTTTGTGCAGGGGAGGCACTGTGATAATGTCGGAACACAGCCGATAATAAAAATCGTCTCTGAAAATTTTTTTTTCCCGAATTTCCTGGATGCTGCGGTTTGTGGCAGCGATGATTCTGCCGTTAAACCGATGCTTTTCATCGCTTCCCACAGGTGAATAGACCCGGTCCTGGAGGACATTGAGCAATTTTATCTGTACGTGGGTGGACAACTCACCGATTTCATCCAAAAGAATGGAACCATTGGGGCTGCAACGGCTGAATACCCCTTTATGGTCCTTGACGGCCCCTGTAAATGCGCCGCGCACATGGCCGAACAACTCGGATTCAATGATGGTTTCAGGAAACTGGCTGATATTGAGTGTGGTAAAGGTATTTACAAAATTATGGGTGAACTTGTTTTCAGCCTCATCAAAGGGAATATATCCTGATCGCCCCATGGCCAGGGCTGCGGTTCCCTTTCCTGTGCCGGTTTCACCGAACAGGAGGGTGGAAAAGTTTTCCATGCGGTCCCATAGATACTGGTCATACATAAGGATGTCATGGGTGAACACGTTCTGCCATAGATCCCGCCGCAGTTCCTGCATACAGCGGCTGCGGCCTACCAGGTGCCGGAAAATAAAGTAATAAGCCCGTCGAAACTGATATGCCAGGGCAATAAAGCGCCGGCTCTCTTCAATATCAAACCCCCAGCTGCGCAAAAGGGTCAGGGCCTCGGGGGCAAAATGGGCTTCCAGAGACTCTTCGGCATTATCAAGCTGGCGTGTGATCAGGGTATCGATCTGTTTTCTAAACAGATGGAAAAAGTGAAACAGCAGTCCGGACCGTAAAAAATACCGGGCTTCTCCCTTAAAAGCACTCAAATTGATCCTGCCGCGCTTTTCTATCTGGCTCAAGCGATGACCCACGGCCTGGCACGCCTTAAGCACCCTGATATCCTTAGGGCTGTCCGGTGGGACCCCTGCAAGTTCGGCTTCCCGCAGGACTCGCTCCTTGCCGAAGGGATTGGCGGCACCGGCGTAATGAACGCATTTAAAAAAAGCCAGTTCTTCCGGCAGAAAATCGGTTACTTCTTTCATATTTCCATCTGAAGGTTTAATTTGTGTTCATTTATTGTATGACATGGATACAAATTTTGTACAATGATTAATAACTCAAATTTTTTTTTGGGGCTTGCAATATTTATTTTTCTCGTATATTCAGGCTGTTGTTGTAACGATGCAGGGGTGTGGCACGATCTTTGTTTGCGTTTTCCCGGAGAAAACTGAAAAACAACAAGGAGAATCCCTGTGCTGAATAGAATATTGACCACCCGCCTGCCCTTGCTGGCATATCATCCCCCCAAAACATATGATCTCGATTTTTTCAAAAATATCTGGCTGTCCGGTGCCATGCCTGTTCTGGATACTGAATTCATAAGTGCATCAAAACTTTCCGATCAACTGAAACAACTTAAAAATCAAAATCTGCGCCACGGTATCCGCATTTATAGCGAAGATGAAGAGACATGGGCTTATTTTGAACAGCATCCGGCAGATCTGCCCGAATGCGTTATTGTTGCCTACCATAATCCGGATTCGCTGATCAAACACAAACAGGTAAATGCCCAGATCCTGATGATGGAGATTTATGATCCCGGGCTTGAATCCATACTAAAAAAGATCAACCCACATGGCATCATTTTAAAGGGCAGGGAAGCCGGCGGCAGGGCCTCTTCTGCGTCAAGCTTCATGCTCAGTCAATATTATGCACAAAAAAGTGACATACCGTACTTTGTCCACGGTGGGGTGGGATTCCACACAGCGCCGGGATTCTTTGCTGCCGGGGCTGCCGGTCTGGTGCTGGATGCCCAGCTTTATCTGGCCCAGGACGCGCCGGTTTCCATGGCATTTAAAGAAGCCCTTGGAAAAATGGAAGAGACCGACACGGTCATTTTAGACGGTGACGGCAATACCCAGCATCGGGTGTTTGCCAAACCCGGGACAAAGATTGTCCGGGACCTGATCAAAAAAATCAGTATTAAAAAGGCAGAAGGACAAAGCCTGGATTTTATTAGAACTGAGATTGAACAGAACATGGCATCCCTGGGCGAGGATAATGATGCGCCCATGCAGTCCCTGTTCTATCTTGGCCAGGATGCCTTCTTTGCCCGCCATTTTGCAAAGCGCGGCAGCGGACTCAAGGAGATGATCCGGGCACTGTTCACTTGCGTGGGGCAGGCCCTGAACGCGGTAGAGCAGTTTGATCCCTTAACGGAAAACACCGCACTGGCAAAGGAGCACGGCACCCGTTATCCCATCACCCAGGGTCCCATGGCCAATATTTCGGACAACAAGGAATTTGCCAAGGCCGTTTATGACAACGGCGCTTTGCCTTTCTTTGCGTTAGGCAGTCTTCCCATCGAGATCGCAGACGGTATTTTGCCGGAGAAATCCGATGAACTGCCGGCCTTTGGTGCCGGCATGATCGGTATCAAAGCGTTCAACCCCACCCTGGATCATCACCTGTCGCTAATTAAAACAAAGAAAACCCCCTTTGCTCTTTTTGCCGGCGGCATCCCCTCCCAGATCAATGAATTGGAAGCCTGCGGCACCCGGGCCTATCTTCATACCCCCATGCCGGGTGTTCTGAAAAACGCCTTTGAAAAAGGCACAAGGCGTTTTATCCTGGAAGGCAATGAAGCCGGCGGCCATATCGGCAGCCTTTCCAGCGCGGTTTTGTGGGAACTGAGCATCGAAGCCCTGCTTGATATGCACGCCGATCAAAGCCTGGATGATGTGAGCGTTTTGTTTGCCGGAGGGATTATCAGTTCTGTGGGGTCCCATTTTGTTTCCGCCATGACAGCACTTCTGGCAAAACAGGGGCTGAAGATTGGTATTCAACTGGGCACAGCGTATCTGTTCACAAAAGAAATTGTTGAAACAGGTGCCTTGACACCGGTTTATCAGCAGGTGGTCCAGGAGCATACGTGCACCACCATCATCGGCTCCACTGTTGGGCTGAACTGCCGCACTGCCGACACGACGTTTGCCGGTCAGATGATGAAAAATGAGCATTGCCGCCTGGCAGACGGCGCCATGAATTTAGGTGAACGCAAAAGTGCTTTTGAAAAGGATAATCTAGGTTCTCTTCTCATCAGCGCCAAAGGTAAAACCCCTGATTTCAGTTATCAAAATAACGGTCAGTGGGTGATATACACCGATGAGGAACAGCGGGAAAGCGGCAATTTCATGACCGGTGAAGGACTGCTTTTCTTTGAAGAGCAGACCACCATCGCCCAAATTCATGAGAAATTATTTCTGACAAAGGATCCGATGATTGCCCGGCTCAATGCCCTTGAAGTTTTGACCTCCGCTGACGGTCAGATCAATGATGACATTGCCGTGGTGGGCATGGGCTGCGTATTTCCAGACGCCCATGACACAGACACCTTCTGGCAGAATATTATTAACAAGAAATACAGTATCGGCAAGGTACCTGACAACCGCTGGGAAGAGTCCCTTTACTATGATCCTGATCCAAAGGCCACTGACAAGTCATATACCCAGGTCGCAGGCCTGGTAAATGACTTTCAATTTGACAATGAACGGTTCGGGTATACGCCGGCCAAGGCATCCAAATTGTCCCGCAGCCAGCAGATGCTGCTGCATGCCGCCTACCAGTCAGTGGAAAACGCAAAGCTTTTAACCGATGACAATCGGATTGCAGCAAAAGTACAGGACCGCACTGCGGTGGTTGTGGCCACCTGCCTTGGCAATGAACTGGCATCAGACCTGCATTTTAAATATTTCTTCCCCGAGGTTAAACAATACCTGCGTAATACGCCTGAATTCAAGGCCCTGTCCGAAGCGGAACAAAAGAAAATCATTGACGAGCTGCGTACAAAGATGTCCCAGGGGTCGCTTTACGAACCTGTGCACGGCGTCACCTTGAACATGGAGGCGGCCCGCATTGCATATCACTTAGGTATCACCGGCATCAACTATGTGGTAGATGCGGCGTGTGCCACATCCCTTGCCGCCATTGAGTGTGCAATTCATGAGCTGTTGAGCGGGGCCCATGACATGGTGATCGCAGGTGGTGTCAATACCAACCTGACACCTGAATCATTTGTCGGGTTTTGTAAAATGGGCACCCTGTCCGCAAACGGGTCATTCCCCTTTGACGAAAGGGCCGACGGATTTGTTTTGGGCGAAGGGGCTGGTGTTCTGGTCCTCAAACGCCTCAAAGACGCCATCCGGGAAAAGGATCCCATTCTCGGTGTCATCAAAGGCATTGCTTCAGCTTCCGACGGCAAAGGCAAAGGCATTGCAGCCCCGGATAAAGAGGGACAGAAATTGGCGTTTCAGCGCTGTCATGAAAATGTGAAGACGAAATTTTCTCCAGGGATGGTGCAGTTTATCGAAGCCCACGGTACCGGCACAAAGGTGGGCGACGCCGTGGAAATGGAAACCCTGTGCCAGGTATATGACCAGGAGGCGTCCATTGGTGTCTCCTCCATTAAATCCCAGATCGGTCATCTACTTGGGGCTGCCGGTATGGCCGGCATGATAAAAACCTTGCTGGCGTTAAATCATCAAACCTTGCCCCCCAACGGCTCATTTGAGAAATTATCTCCAAAAATCGACATGGCAGATAAAGCCTTATTTGTTTTGGGCGATCCTAAACCCTGGGATGCTCCGGCCAATGGACCGCGCATGGCTGCGGTGAGTTCCTATGGATTCGGGGGCATTAACTACCATACCGTGGTCAGCGAATTCAACGCAGCTGATGCAACGCTTTCGCGTAAAATTTTTGCCGATCTTGACCATGACCCCAATGACGACAGAATTGTTTTTGCCGGCATGGGTGTTGTCCTGCCCAAAGCTAGAAATAAAGAGTTATTCTGGGATGCTATGGTGTCAGGTCAAAAGGCTTACCAGCCTATGCCCGCCGAGCGTCTGCCCAATGACTGCTATGCCGAAGAGGATGAAAATTCGGGCTTTCGTCTGCCCATGATGAAGAACGGCATTGTTGATGATTTTATGCTGGATCCTAAAACCTTTAAGATTCCGCCTTCCGCCATGACCTACATGGACCGGGCTCAGCTGTTCGGCCTGGATGCGGCAGGACAGGCCCTTGAACATGCCGGTCTCCAGGATAAACTAACTCCCGGCAATAAAATCGGTGCCATTTTGGGCACTATTTCCGGGACCCGGAATGTTGAATCTATCATCCGCACACGGATTCCGCTGCTCCTGCGTATGATTCGCTCCATTTCAGAGGTGGATGCGAATACGCTTTCAGCCATTGCAGATCATGTTAGTGATCAGTTAATTGAGAAGTACCCTGCCATGACCGGGGACAGCATCCCCGGCATGTTGTCAAATATTGTATCTGCACGCATCTCCAAACATTATAACACCCAGGGTACCAATTTTGTGGTGGATGCCTCATGTGCGTCTGCCACCATGGCCTTATACCTGGCGGTTAAAAATTTGCGTGCCGGCCATCTGGACGCCGTACTCACCGGCGGGGTGGACACCAACCTGTATCCGGGTGTGCTGCTGGCATTCAAACGTTTGGGCATTCTTGCGGAACATGAACCCAGCCTGTTTGACACGAATGCCAACGGATATGTTATGGGCGAGGGGGCAGCCTGTCTGGTCGCCACCACCTATAAATATGCAAAACAGAATGATATGCCCATCCTGGGTGAATTGAAATGCCTGAACATGGCAGCAAGTGCACCTGAGCATTTGCTGTCGCCGTCTGAAAATAAATATGAAAAAGTGATTGCAACTGACACCGGGGCATTTAAAACCAGGAAATCCGATCTGGCGTATCTGGATGTGTTTGGTGTGTCTCACCCGTTCCTGGACTTGATAGAAAAACAGGCCATTGAAAAAAGCCTGAATCATCCCCTGGCATACGGAAATGTCAAAACCGAGTTCGGGTACTTTAAAGCCGCCAATCCTGCCGTGGTCATGTCAAGGCTTTTGATGATGTCGGATAAAGGGATGTTGTTGCCCACCCATGGATACAAACCCGATTCCACACTCATCGAAAAGGACAGCTTGCTGCATCCGGTCAAAGAAATGACGCCGCTGGCCGATGGCGCGCTTTTAGGCGCTGATGTCAACGGTATCGGCGGCAACCACGCTCATGTGGTCATCGGTCGACTGCCCAGGTTCCTGCGGTCCCGGGATACTGCGGTCTCTGTGGAACAGCCGGCCATCACCCTTGGCACCTGGCCGGATATGGTCCGTACCGATGCCGTCACGGCCCTGCTTTCGGGCCAGGGCGCCCAGTCGGCAGGTATGCTGAAATCCCTTTATGAGACTGTTCCTGAAATCAAAGCCCTGATGGACCAGGGGGATGCCATTTTCCGTGAACGCCGTGGCGCATCTTTGCTGGACATCATGAATGCGGGTGGTTCCCCGCTCAACCAGACGGAAAACACCCAGCCGGCCATCTTCCTGTCCACGGCAGCCATTTACAATGCATTGCAGCTCAAAGGCTTTGAACCTGATTTTTATATCGGGCACAGTGTTGGGGAATACTCAGCCCTGTATTGCGCAGGTCTGGTTGATTTCACTACGGGCATGAACCTTGTGATTTCCAGATCTGATTTCATGGCCCGGGCCGCCGGCGAAAACCCCGGTGGCATCATGGTGGTTTTTGACGGAGAAAAAGCAGCACAGGAGATGATTGACAACTCCGGTGTTACAGATATCTGGCTGGTCAACAAAAACAGCGAAAAACAGACGGCCATTGCCGGAACAACACAGGGTATCGATCTTTTTTGTGACTATCTGAAAGAAAAAGATATCTTTCATAAAAAACTGGCATTGTCTGCACCTTTCCATACCCCGTTGCTGGAACCTGCAGCCGCCAATATGGCAAAGACCCTTGAGACTGTGCAGTTCAACCTTAAAAACGCCCATAAAATCATCTCAAACTTGACCGCCAAACCTTATCCTGCCGACGAACAGATGATCAGAACCCATTTGGCACGCCAGATCGTCTCCCCGGTGGAATTTGTAGAATCGGTCAAAGGTGTTTATGCCCAGGGCAGCAAGCGGTTCATTGAAATCGGACCCGGCAGGCTGTTGTGCAATCTGTTGAAAAACATCTCCATTGATAATCCGGAATCCATGCCCACGGCAGATGCCAAAAAAGGAGAGCTTGACTGTTTCAATCTGGCAGCAGAGCGCTTTATCACTCCCAAAGCGCCTGCCGTTGACCAGGCAAGCGAATCAGCGCCTCTGGATTTGATGAACTTTGAACCCAAAGACCTGAACAATAAAGATGTAAAATATCAGGGGTTGGAAAAAACAGACGCCCCGAAAGAACCAATGAACAACGATCTCTCTTTTAATACCTTTTTAGAACAAAACAAAACGCTGGTCCAGGATATACTCCGCCGGGAATATCAGACGTTTCAGCAGAAAAATGCCCTGGCGGCCGTTGAACATTTAGGCCTGTACACAGGCCCCGTCTGTATTGCCGGTGTGTCCGTGGGGCTGCCGGGCAAAGGTCACCAAGTGTTCAATGATAAAAACTTTGACCGTATTTTGGCCGGAAATAATTTCATTGAACCGTTGACCCAGGAAGAGAAGCACAAGATCGTGGACATGAATATTACCCGGGTCTACAAGCAACCCAACGGTAACGCCCGGTTTGTGGATATTGTGCGCACCCAGGATGTGATCCAGTTGGCCGGAAAACTCGGGTATTTTGATTTGTCTACGGAATACGGCATCAGCCGCAAGTTTGACCTTGTGGATGAACTGGCCATGGCAGCAGGGCTTGAAGCATTGAAAGACGCCCATATCCCGCTGGTCCAGGGATATAAGAAAACCTCCACCGGCAGCAGTATCCCGGACGCATTGGTCTTGCCCAAAGAGATGCAGGATACAACCGGTGTGATCATGACGGGGATTTTTCCGGGGTTTGAAACCCTGTTGCACCATCTCAATGCCTATTATTACAACAAGTTTTACGTCAAACCCTATGAAGAGCTGGAAAACATCTACTATCACCTGATGGAGAATCTTTCGGACAGGGAGATGAAGGATGTGATCACAGATTGGTTTTTTAAGATCCGTGAGCGCCGCAAAGTATACGGTCAGTATAAATTTGAACGTAATATCCTTTTTGACATCGTCTCTTTAGGCGGCGCTCATTTTGCCCAGCTCATCCGAGCCAAGGGCCCCAATATTCATCTGAGCGGCGCGTGTGCCTCCACCACCCAGGCCATTGGCGTGGCACAAGACTGGATTCGAAACGACCGGTGCGAGAGAGTCATTGTCATCGGCGGGGAAGCGGCCACAAGTGAGGCCCAGATGGCGTGGGTCGGCTCAGGATTCTTGGCCATGGGTGCTGCCACCAGCAAGGAAGTGGTTTCAGACGCGGCCAAACCCTTTGATGAGGATCGAAACGGTACAATTTTAGGTTCCGGGGCCGTGGGCGTAGTTGTGGAACGTCAAGATACCCTGCAACGCAGGGGATTGAGCGGCCAGGCAAAGATTTTGGGTTCTTATATCGGTAACAGTGCATTCCATCCTTCCCGCATTGATGTGCATCACCTTGCCGGTGAACTCAGTAAATTTGTGGGCCGGGTGGAAAAACAAAACGACATATCCCGCAGAGACATGGCTAAACAATTGGTATTCATGTCCCATGAGACCTTTACACCGGCCCGGGGCGGCAGTGCCTCGGCTGAAGTTGAGGCATTGAAAGGCGCGTTTCCGAATGATTATAAGCAAATAGCGATTACCAATACCAAGGGATATACCGGGCATACCCTGGGCGCGGGCGTTGAAGATGCCATACTGGTCAAAGGCCTGCAGAAAAAGACGTTCCCTCCTGTGGCCAATCTGGATAATGTTCCTGCCGAGTTTTCTGATTTGAATTTTACACAATCAGGACATGGTGATTACCGTTATGGCCTGCATTTCAGCGCCGGGTTTGGGTCTCATTTTGCCTTTTTAATGGTGGACCGGATCCAGGAAGGCGACGTGGAGAACAACCCGGTTTACCATGAGTGGCTGGCCCGGATTACCGGCAGTCCGGATCCCATGCTGGGCATTGTAAATAAAACCTTGTGCGTTCTTCCCAAGGAAAAACAGGCCGAAACAACGGCCCCGGAGAAGGTGGCACAAAAAGAGATGTCTGCCGCCGGGAACGATGCCCCTGCAAGCCAGCCATCAAAGGTGGAGGAAGCACCCAAACAGCCGGCACAACCTGCGGACAGTGCAGGGAGCACCGATGTTTTAGGTCAAATCACTGACCTGATTGCAAACCAGACCGGTTATACCCATGACATGCTGGAACCGGATCTGGATCTGGAAGCGGACTTGGGCATTGACACGGTCAAGCAGGTGGAGACCTTCGGGAAAATCACCAAGTCCTTTGGCTTGACCGTTCCCGAAGATATCAGCCTGTCGGAATTGAATACCATCCGGAAAATTGCCGAGTACATCGGCAGCCGGATTGAGACGACGGATACCCCGGCTCAGCCAGACGCCGGTACGCCTGCCCAGGAAGTCACAGCTGCTTCAGGCAGCGGTCCGGACGTGATGAAGGAGATCACCGCCTTGATTGCCGAACAGACCGGTTACACCCTGGATATGCTGGAACCGGACCTTGATCTGGAAGCGGATCTGGGTATTGACACGGTTAAACAGGTGGAGACCTTTGGCAAGATAACCAAGTCCTTTGGGCTGAGTGTTCCCGAAGACATCAGCCTTTCGGAATTGAATACCATCCGCAAAATTGCCGAGTATATCGGCAGCCGGATTGAGACGACGGATACCCCGGCTCAGCCCGACGCCGGTGCGCCTGCCCAGGCACCAACACCTGCTTCCGGCAGCGGCCCGGACATTATTGATGACATCACCGCCTTGATTGCCGAGCAGACCGGTTATACCCCGGACATGCTGGAACCTGACCTTGATCTGGAAGCGGATTTGGGCATTGATACGGTCAAGCAGGTGGAGACCTTCGGCAAGATCACCAAATCCTTTGGCTTGACCGTGCCCGAAGATATCAGCCTTTCTGAACTGAATACCATCCGCAAAATTGCCGAATATATCGGCAGCCGTATCCAGGCGGAGGGTTCCCCGGAACAGACTGAATCCGACACGGCGCCTCCGGCAACGCAGGCCGATACTGACAGTGGCTCGGATATCACGGGTGAGATCACGGCCATGATTGCCGAGCAGACCGGTTACACCCAGGACATGCTGGAACCGGATCTGGATCTGGAAGCGGATTTGGGCATTGATACGGTCAAGCAGGTGGAAACCTTCGGCAAGATCACCAAAGCATACGGCCTGTCCGTTCCCGAGGATATTAATCTGTCTGAATTGAACACCATCAGTAAAATCAGTGAATATATACAGACACAGATCGGTGGAACGGGAAGCAATACTGCCGATACGGCACCGGCAACGTCAAGCGTCCAGACAACTGAAACGGAAAGTTCCGGGCAGTCAACCCAAACTTCGGATTCTTCTGAGGATACCGGCATTCAAAGCTATTCCTTTGGATTGCGTAAATTGCCCAACCCTGTATCCGACACATCCGGTTTAGACGGTCAAACTTATTTGATCACCATGGACAACCAGGGCTTTGGCCGGGCTGTGGCAGAGTTGATTAAAGAAAACAAAGGCCGGGTCATCAGTGTGGGCACCAATGAACAGGATGATTACACCGTTGATTTGAACGCCCTTGAAAACGCCGAAGATACGATCTCCCGGATCAAGGCGGACCATGAAGGAATTTCAGGCGTATTTTTTCTTCATCCCCTGGATTTTGCCATGAATTCCGGTGAGAACCTGGCAGCTGAGAGCGCATCCGTTAAATTTTTGTTCCTGCTGTGCAAAGCCCTTGGCAGCCAATTGGACGAAGCTTGTGGCCGCCTGGCTGCCGTATCTGTCCAGTCTGCCCTGGCCCGTTTCAAGGAACCGGCACCGGATCAGATCATCCCTGTTTTCAGCGGTATTTCAGGGTTGCTGAAAACCGTATCCAAGGAGTACCCGCAAACAGGGGTAAAAGTGGTGGAGTTCATGGATAAGGATGAGCTTGGTGATATGGCCCAGGCTGCCGCCACATTCATGGACGAAGTGTTCAGCACCTGCACCCGCCGGGAGGTTGGCATTGAAAAGGGTGTAAGATTCGGTATCCGGGCAAAGACCGGCAGTTCAAAAGAATCGGATTCCTCAATCATTAAAGATTCCGACACACTGCTGGTTACAGGCGGTGCTGCAGGCATCACCTATGAACTGCTCAAATCAGTTACCCGGACGGATATGCACCTGGTTATCCTAGGGCGCAGCAAAGTGGAAGATGAATTGGAGATTCCCGTAACTGATGCCATGGATGACACACAGATCATGGCCGCGCTTAAATCCATACATCCGGAGGCCAAACCCGTTGAGCTCAAGAACAGAACCGCCGGTTTGCGGCGGGTGCTTACAGCCCGGGAGAATCTGGCCCAGCTGCGCTCCCAGGTCAAGGCCGTGGAGTACCATGCCGTGGATGTCACCGATCCTGACGCCGTTTTGAATGCTGTCAAGCAATATGATCCCATTGACGGGGTGATTCATGCTGCAGGTGTGGACCGAAGTATCATGATTGAAAAGAAATCTCTGGATGATTTCAATCTGGTTTTTGATACCAAGGTCAAGGGGTTGGCCAATGTGCTGGCAGCCATTGAAAACAAAAATTGCCGGTATCTCATTGGTTTTTCCTCCATCACAGCCAGATTCGGAAATGAAGCCCAGTCCGACTATACTGCAGGAAACGACATGATGGGCGCCATGATTCAGGATTGTGCCTTTAAAACACCGGAAATGACATACAAGGTGTTTGACTGGACTGCCTGGGCCGAAATCGGCATGGCTGCCCAGGGCACCATTGAGGCCGTGCTAAAGGAAAAAGGCATTGCCTTTCTCCCGGTAGCCCAAGGTGTTCGCTTTTTCAAAGAAGAGCTGCTCAATCCAGCCGGCAATGAAGTGCTGATTGGTGCGCCCCCTCAAAACAATCCTGCCGCGTTTGACCCGGACGGCCTGCTTGCCATCGGTCCTTTTCTGGATATCGTGGAAACGGATGCCGACCGGGACAAGCTGAAATTCAAACGCCTTCTGGAAGCGGACAGGGATCTGTTTCTTTTCGACCATGCCAGAAAAGGTGTGCCTTTGTTTTTAGGCGCAACCGGTCTGGAAACCATGGCTGAAGCGGCTCTGGAATACAGCGGCGGCCAGGGACATGTCCTTGAGGTCAGTGATTTTAAAATCCCCTATGGTATAAAATTGCTCAAGAACCGGCCAAAAGACATTGAGGTTTATGCCGGCAAAAATGCGGACGGATCTATCGCAACTGAGATCCACTCTGTATTTACTCCTCCGGGAGGCAAGGCGCCTGTTCAAGACACCCTGCATTACCAGGCTAAAGTTAAAATCGGTACGGATTTGCCTGCCTTTGATGAGATATCCGTACCGGAGATGTCCGAATTTAAGGTGGATGCCCAGTGGCAGGAACAGATTTACCATCCGGACCGTCTGTTCATGGACGGGCTGTTCCGCTCCGTGGATCAGTTGGCTCTCCTGGACGAGGAAAGCCTGGTCACCGTGGTTCAATGGCGTCCCGGCCGTGAATTTTTCAAAGGCCAGGTTTATCCTGAATTTGCCACCCCCGTGGTGATCATGGATGCCATATTCCAGACCGGCGGCATACTGGAATTTTTCACAAGTACAGATGTGATGCTGCCCTATACCATCCGCAAAGCATCATTTGCCGGGACGGTATTGCCAAATACGCCTTACTTCTGCGTTACTCGGCGTCTGGCCCAGGGCGATGACACCAAAACCTATCATATGCAGTTGGCTGATCTTTCAGGCCGTGTGATCATTGACGTCCAGGATTTTGAAATGGTCCGGGTGGATCGCCTGGCCGAAGACGAACTGCCTGATATGTCCAAGATCAAGCCGGCAGGAAAAAGCCTTGTAGCTGGATAAATGGAATGCATAAACCTGCTGTTCCGTGAACAAGGCATTGATTTTTGCCTTGTTCACATTCCCTCAATGCTCGACGCGTTATTACCCCAAATCGTCGGGCCTGGTTACCAGACCAGGCCCGGCTGTCAATTCCTTCAAGACCAGTTTGCACAACCTGTGCTTTCCTCAGCTGAACTGAACGGCTTAAATCAATTATTTGCCCTGAAAAAGCAGGTGGAACGTTTGGCCGGACGATGGGCGGTAAAAAATCTTGTCATGCAGGAGACAAATTTGTCCCTGGCTGCCATTGAGATTCATAATGACCCATCCGGGGCGCCCGTCCTGGCCCCCGCTTTTAATTATGCCATATCCATTTCACATTCAGGTGATTACGCTTTGGCTGCCTTGTGTAAAAAAGCCGATGCCATCGGCGTTGATATGGAGACTATAATCCCTGTGGATATCCCGGCCCTTCTGCACGCCGGATTTTCTAATAATGAGCAAAACGCATACGCCGGAGCAGACCTTGAAACCATCCTTAAAGTCTGGACCATC
This window of the uncultured Desulfobacter sp. genome carries:
- a CDS encoding sigma 54-interacting transcriptional regulator, with product MKEVTDFLPEELAFFKCVHYAGAANPFGKERVLREAELAGVPPDSPKDIRVLKACQAVGHRLSQIEKRGRINLSAFKGEARYFLRSGLLFHFFHLFRKQIDTLITRQLDNAEESLEAHFAPEALTLLRSWGFDIEESRRFIALAYQFRRAYYFIFRHLVGRSRCMQELRRDLWQNVFTHDILMYDQYLWDRMENFSTLLFGETGTGKGTAALAMGRSGYIPFDEAENKFTHNFVNTFTTLNISQFPETIIESELFGHVRGAFTGAVKDHKGVFSRCSPNGSILLDEIGELSTHVQIKLLNVLQDRVYSPVGSDEKHRFNGRIIAATNRSIQEIREKKIFRDDFYYRLCSDIITVPPLHKRIAQDPEELSDLLAHTVTRIVGQPSPEIVSRVLGYIESSLTLSYPWPGNVRELEQCVRRVILRNAYDINEVPAPTSGTDSLTRQIQDGQLSAQELLAHYCTRLYKKHGTYEAVSRTAGLDRRTVKKYIDSQGQVY